One window of the Pedobacter ginsengisoli genome contains the following:
- a CDS encoding GNAT family N-acetyltransferase, whose protein sequence is MDIVIETKRLILRELEYSDENDLFEMDSDPEVHLYIENNPVKSIEEIRKVIEMLKKQYVENGIARWAVVDKVTNECIGWAGLKYFRELLNNHFNFYELGYRFKRKHWGRGFATEASTVILDFGFKNLNIDKIYAITDPNNVNSKKVLAKLGFDLRETFDYEGDPIDWFELKKSDWENKS, encoded by the coding sequence ATGGATATAGTTATAGAAACAAAACGACTAATTTTGAGAGAGTTAGAATACTCAGACGAAAATGATTTGTTTGAAATGGACTCTGACCCAGAGGTCCATTTGTATATTGAAAATAATCCTGTTAAATCTATTGAGGAAATAAGGAAAGTGATTGAAATGCTAAAAAAGCAATATGTAGAAAATGGAATTGCTCGTTGGGCGGTTGTTGACAAAGTAACTAATGAATGTATCGGCTGGGCAGGGCTAAAATATTTTAGAGAACTTTTGAATAATCACTTTAATTTCTACGAGCTTGGCTATAGGTTTAAAAGAAAACATTGGGGCAGAGGTTTTGCTACCGAAGCGTCTACCGTAATATTGGATTTTGGATTTAAAAATCTCAATATTGACAAAATTTATGCAATAACAGACCCGAATAATGTAAATTCAAAAAAGGTATTGGCTAAATTAGGCTTTGACTTGCGAGAGACTTTTGACTATGAAGGTGATCCGATAGATTGGTTTGAATTGAAAAAATCAGATT